From the Acidimicrobiales bacterium genome, the window GGTTCCACTCTTTACTTCTGGTCTACGGCACCCGAGACCGGCATGGAGTTGTGGAAGAGCGACGGCACGGCAGCAGGCACGTCGCTCGTCAAGGACATCAATCCGGGTAGCGCCAGCTCGGTTTATGCCGGCGGCGAGTGGCCCGTGGCCTTCAACGGCAAGCTGTATTTCGCGGCGGACGACGGCGTCCATGGACGCGAGTTATGGGTGTCGGACGGCACGTCTGACGGAACCACGATGGTTAAGGACATCGACCCGGGGGCGTCGAGTTCCGGTCCGGCAATCATGCAAGTTGCGGCGGGAACGATCTGGTTTCACGCGGACGACGGGTCGGTCGGCGCCGAACTTTGGAAGAGCGACGGGTCGACAGCCGGTACATCACTGGTGAAAGACATTGCTGCCGGAGCGACTTCGTCCGGCCTCGGCGCCTTCACCGCGTTCGCAGGCAAGGTGTACTTCGGCGCGGCGGAACCGAGCCACGGCGAGGAGCTGTGGGCGACAGACGGCACCTCCGATGGCACCACCATGGTCAAGGACATCAACCCAGGCGCGGGCAGCGGCACGGGCGGGTTGCTCCATCCGTTGTCGTCGACCCTTGCGGTATTCGCCGCCGACGATGGCGTGCACGGGACTGAATTGTGGAAGACCGACGGTACGACCAACGGCACAACGATGCTCAAGGACATCAACGTGCCATCGACCCAAGTTGGTGGTGAGGAGCCAGGATCGGACCCGTCGATCGGCAACGCGTCCGGTGGCAAGACAGTCTTCTACGCGAACGATGGCACGAACGGCCCCCAGCCTTGGGTTTCGGACGGCACACTCCCAGGCACGTTTGCGCTCGCGAACATTCCGCAAAATCCGTGCTGCTCAAGCGTCGCGCCATCGCTAATCGATGGCGAGTGGTATTGGGCGTCGCCGAGCGACTTTTGGCGAACAGACGGCACGGTCGCGGGCACGAAGTCGACCCCGACCGCCGCGGGTACGTGGGGTGTCCAATTCCAAAAACTCAACGGCCTGATTCTCGCCAGCGCCTCGCAAGCGCTCTGGCGCATCGGCACGCCACCACTTGTGGTTACCACCGGCAACGGAGCGCCGGTCCAACTGGCGACGTTCGCGCGCAACGGCAGCGAGATGGAGCGCACAGCGCCGTACGGCGACTTCGGTGGCGGCGCGTCGGTCGCCCAAGGCGACGTCAACGGTGACGGTGTGCTCGACATCATCGTGGGAGCTGGTCCAGGTGGCGGGCCTCACGTGCAGGTGTTCAGCGGGGTCGACAACT encodes:
- a CDS encoding ELWxxDGT repeat protein; translated protein: MELWKSDGTAAGTSLVKDINPGSASSVYAGGEWPVAFNGKLYFAADDGVHGRELWVSDGTSDGTTMVKDIDPGASSSGPAIMQVAAGTIWFHADDGSVGAELWKSDGSTAGTSLVKDIAAGATSSGLGAFTAFAGKVYFGAAEPSHGEELWATDGTSDGTTMVKDINPGAGSGTGGLLHPLSSTLAVFAADDGVHGTELWKTDGTTNGTTMLKDINVPSTQVGGEEPGSDPSIGNASGGKTVFYANDGTNGPQPWVSDGTLPGTFALANIPQNPCCSSVAPSLIDGEWYWASPSDFWRTDGTVAGTKSTPTAAGTWGVQFQKLNGLILASASQALWRIGTPPLVVTTGNGAPVQLATFARNGSEMERTAPYGDFGGGASVAQGDVNGDGVLDIIVGAGPGGGPHVQVFSGVDNSVLRSFYAYASGFTGGVFVAAGDINGDGKADIITGVGPGGGPHVQAFSGADNTVLRSFYAYAPAFTGGVRVGAADINGDGKADIITGAGPGGGPHVQVFSGADNSVLRSFYAYAPGFTGGVYLGGGDINGDGKADIITGVGPGGGPHVQAFSGADNTVLRSFYAYAPAFTGGVRVGAADLNGDGKADIITGAGPGGGPHVQAFSGADNTVLDSFFAYPPSFTGGVFPASIGR